The Pseudoxanthomonas sp. CF385 region GCGCCCGCGCGGCACGCGCCGCATCGCCCGTCACGGGACTGTCTTAATCGCGACACCGGGCTGTCACACAAACGTCGTGGAATGGCCACCCAACGGGCACGCCCGTGCCTTTCACCCTGCCTTCTCCCAGGAGACTTCCGTGTTGAACTCGATCAAATCCCGCGTGGCGCTGCTGGCGCTGGCGTCCGCCTTCTCCGCGCAGGCGTTCGCGGCCGACGTGACCGGCGCCGGTGCGTCGTTCGTGTATCCGGTGATGACCAAGTGGTCGGCCGACTACGCCAAGGCCACCAACAACCGCGTGAACTACCAGTCGATCGGTTCGGGCGGCGGTATCGCGCAGATCAAGGCCGGCACGGTGGACTTCGGCTCGTCCGACGCCCCGCTGAAGCCGGAAGAGCTGGCCAAGTACGGCCTGGCCCAGTTCCCGTCGGTGATCGGCGGCGTGGTGCCGGTGCTGAACGTGGCCGGCCTGAAGCCGGGCCAGCTGAAGCTGGACGGCCCGACCCTGGCCAACATCTTCCTGGGCACCATCAAGACCTGGAACGACCCGGCCATCGCCGCCCTGAACCCGGGCGTGGCGCTGCCGGCGCAGCGCATCACCGTCGTCCGCCGCTCGGACGGTTCGGGCACCACCTTCAACTTCGCCAACTACCTGTCCAAGGTCAGCCCGGAGTGGAAGAGCAAGGTCGGTGAAGGCACCACCGTGCAGTGGCCGACCGGCGTGGGCGGCAAGGGCAACGAAGGCGTCGCCGCCTACGTGAAGCAGATCAAGGGCGGCATCGGCTATGTCGAGCTGTCGTACGCGCTGCAGAACAAGATGGCCTACGCCAGCCTGAAGAACGCCTCGGGCAACTTCGTGCAGCCGAGCGACGAGTCTTTCGCCGCCGCGGCCGCCAGCGCCGAGTGGGGCAAGTCCAAGGACTTCTACCTGGTCATGACCAACGCTCCGGGCGCGAACTCCTGGCCGATCACCGCTACCAACTTCATCCTGATGTACAAGGCGCCGAAGAAGGGCAACAAGGACGCCCGCGACTTCTTCCGCTGGGTCTACGCCAATGGCGACGCCCAGGCCAAGTCGCTCGACTACGTGCCGCTGCCGCCGGCGCTGGTGCAGCAGATCGAGACGTACTGGAAGGCCAACCTGAAGTACTGATCGCAGAACCGCCGGCACGGTCTCTCCCCCATGCCGGCACCGGGGTCGCGCTCCCTCCCGCGCGATCCCATCCCTGGCGGGCCTTCGGGCCCGCTTTCTTTTTCGGCTCCGGACCGGCCGCTGTCGCATGACAGTGCGAGACCGGGGTGTCATCACGATGTAACAAAAACATCATTTCATAGCGTGGATCACAAACGACCCGTCTGGAGCGACCATGCACGTCCGTAACGCCCGCCTGGCCACGCTGGCCCTGGCCACCACCCTCTTCGTTGCAGCCTGCGGCGGCAAGACCGACGCCCCGGCCGCCACCGCAGGGACCGAAGGCGCTTCCGCGCCCGCCGAGGGCGCGCAGAAGATCTCGGCCGAGATCACCGGCGCCGGCGCGTCCTTCATCTATCCGCTGATGGCCCGCTGGTCCACGGACTACAACAAGGCCACGGGCGCCAAGATCAATTACCAGTCGATCGGTTCCGGCGGCGGCATCGCGCAGATCAAGGCCGCGACCGTCGACTTCGGTTCCTCCGACAAGCCGCTGTCGCCGGAAGAACTGGCGCAGGCCGGCCTGGGCCAGTTCCCGTCGGTGATCGGCGGCGTGGTCCCCGTCATCAACGTGGAAGGCCTGCAGCCGGGCCAGCTGAAGCTCAACGGCACCGTGCTGGCGGACATCTTCCTGCACAAGATCACCACCTGGAACGACCCGGCCATCGCCGCGCTGAACCCGGGCGTCACCCTGCCCACCGGCAAGATCAACACCGTCCACCGCTCGGACGGCTCGGGCACCACCTTCAACTTCGTCAACTACCTGTCCAAGGTCAGCCCGGAGTGGAAGGACAAGGTCGGCGAAGGCACCAGCGTCAACTGGCCGGGCGGCGTCGGCGGCAAGGGCAACGAAGGCGTGGCCGCCTACGTGCGCCAGCTGAAGGGCTCGATCGGCTATGTGGAACTGGCCTACGCCGAGCAGAACAAGATGTCGTACGCCTCGCTGCAGAACGCGGCCGGCCAGTTCGTGCTGCCCACCGCCGAGAGTTTCGCCGCCGCCGCGGCCAGCGCCGACTGGGCCAACGCGAAGGACTTCAACCTGGTCATCACCAACGCCCCGGGCGAACAGGCGTGGCCGATCACCGCCACCAACTTCATCCTGGTCTACAAGCAGCCCAAGGACGCGGCGAAGGCCAAGCACACGCTCGAATTCTTCAAGTGGGCCTACCAGCAGGGCCAGGCCCAGGCGAACGAACTGGACTACGTGCCGCTGCCGCCGGAACTGGTGGGCCAGATCGAGCAGTACTGGAGCACCGAGATCAAGCTCTGAGTGATCCCCACCGGGCCGCCTGTGACGGGCGGCCCGGTGTCATCACGCGGTAACGACGTACCCGTGCACTAGCCAGACCGCCACACCCGCCCTCCCCCACCCTTCGGGTTGCATGAACGCCACTGCCCTCCCCGCCTCCCTGACGGACGTGCGCACTGCGAAAGACGCGCGCGCCGACACGCTGTTCCGGCTGACGCTCACCGCCGCCGGCCTGTTCGTCCTGTTCTCCCTGATCGCTGCCGCCGTGTCGATGCTGTGGGGCGGTCGGGAAGCCCTGCAGACGTTCGGCCTGGGCTTCTTCACCAGCACCGAGTGGAACGTCGGCACGCGCGAGTTCGGCGCCCTGGTGCCGATCTTCGGCACGCTGGTCAGCGCCGGCATCGCCATGCTGATCGCGGTGCCGGTGAGCTTCGGCATCGCGGTGTTCCTGACCGAAGTCGCGCCGGCCTGGATGCGCGGCCCGGTCGGCATGGCCATCGAGCTGCTGGCCGGCATCCCTTCGATCATCTACGGCATGTGGGGCCTGTTCGTGCTGGCGCCGCAGCTGAGCGAACACGTCTATCCGTGGATCAACGACAACCTCGGCCAGTTGCCGCTGGTCGGCGTGCTGCTGTCCGGCCCGCCGCTGGGCATCGGCATGATGACCGCCGGCCTGGTGCTGGCGATCATGGTGATCCCCTTCATCTCGTCGGTGATGCGCGAGGTCTTCCTGACCGTGCCGGGCCGCCTGAAGGAATCGGCGTACGCGCTGGGCTCCACCAAGTGGGAAGTGGTCTGGGACATCGTCCTGCCGTACACCCGCTCGGCGGTGATCGGCGGCGTGTTCCTCGGCCTGGGCCGCGCGCTCGGCGAAACGATGGCGGTGACCTTCGTCATCGGCAACGCCTACGCCATCAGCCTGGCGCTGCTGGAACCCGGCACCTCGATCGCCGCGACCATCGCCAACGAGTTCGCCGAAGCCACCGACCCGCTGCACAAGGGCTCGCTGCTGCTGCTCGGCTTCACCCTGTTCGTGCTGACCTTCATCGTGCTGGCGATCGCCCGCCTGATGCTGCGCCAGCTCGCCAAGCGGGAGGGCAACTGATGTCCGCTTCGCTCTACACCTGGCGCAAGGTCAAGAATGTCGCCGCGCTGACCCTGTCCATCGCCGCGGCGCTTTTCGGCCTGATGTGGCTGGTCTGGATCCTCTGGACGACGATCACCAAGGGCATGGGCAGCCTGAACCTGGATCTGTTCACCCAGATGACGCCGCCGCCGAACGAACCGGGCGGCCTGGCCAACGCGCTGTTCGGCAGCGTGGTGATCAGCCTGCTGGCGATCCTGCTCGGCACGCCGATCGGCATCGCCGCCGGCACCTACCTGGCGGAATACGCCAACAAGCACTGGTTGGGCGAGACCGTCCGCTTCGTCAACGACATCCTGCTGTCGGCGCCGTCCATCGTGCTGGGCCTCTTCATCTACACCGTGATGGTGGCGCAGATGGGCCACTACTCGGCGTGGGCCGGTGCGGTGGCGCTGGCGTTCATCGCCTTGCCGGTGATCGTGCGCACCACCGACGAGATGCTGCGGCTGGTGCCGCAGCAGATGCGCGAGGCCGCGCTGTCGCTGGGCGTGCCGCAGTGGAAGGTGACCACCCAGGTGCTGATGCGCTCGGCGCTGCCGGGCATCGTCACCGGCATCCTGCTGGCGCTGGCGCGCATCAGCGGCGAAACCGCGCCGCTGCTCTTCACCGCCTTCAACAACCAGTTCTGGAGCACGGATCTCAACCAGTCCATGGCCAACCTGCCCATGGTGATCTTCCAGTACGCGATGAGCCCCTACGACTCGTGGAATTCGCTGGCTTGGGCCGGCGCCTTCCTCGTGACCGGCATGGTGCTGATCCTCAGCCTGATTGCGCGAACCATCCTTCTTCGAAACAAGGTGACCCATGAATGACGCCGCCCGCATTGCCGTGGTGACGCCGCAACGCCACGACGAACACGCCGCCCCCGCCAGCGTGAAGCTGGCGGCCAAGGGGCTGGACTTCTACTACGGCGATTTCCACGCATTGAAGAACATCAACCTGGAGATTCCGGAAAAGCGCGTCACCGCGCTGATCGGTCCCTCCGGCTGCGGCAAGTCCACGCTGCTGCGCGTCTTCAACCGCATCTACTCGCTGTACCCGAAGCTGCACGCCAAGGGCGAGGTGCTGTTGGATGGCGACAACATCCTGGACACCAAGTACCCGATGAACCGCCTGCGCAGCAAGGTGGGCATGGTGTTCCAGAAGCCGGTCCCGTTCCCGATGACGATCTTCGAGAACGTGGCCTATGGCATCCGCCACCACGAGCGCCTGAACAAGGCCGACATGGACGTGCGCGTCGAGCAGGCGCTGCGCCAGGCGGCCCTGTGGGACGAAGCCAAGGACAAGCTGAAGCAGAGCGCCCTGGGCCTGTCGGGCGGACAGCAGCAGCGCCTGTGCATCGCGCGTGCCGTCGCGCTGCGCCCGGACGTGATCCTGCTGGACGAACCGACCTCCGCACTGGACCCCATCTCGACCAGCAAGATCGAGCAGCTGATCGAAGAACTGAAGCACCAGTACACCATCGCCATCGTGACGCACAACATGCAGCAGGCGGCGCGCGTGTCGGACTACACGGCCTTCATGTACCTGGGCGAGTTGGTCGAGCACGACGCCACGTCGACGATCTTCTCCAACCCCGGCAAGCAGCAGACCGAAGACTACATCACCGGACGTTTCGGCTGAGGACGCCCATGAACACCCAACCCAACGACCATATCGTGAAGAGCTACGACGAAGAACAGCGCCGCATCGTGGCGGAGATCGTCCGCATGGGCGAAACCGCCGTCGCCCAGCTGGAGGCCGCGCTCGACGTGGTCGAACGCCGCGACGACAAGGCGGCCCAGCGCATCATCGCCAACGACGAAGCCATCGACGCCATCGAGCACCAGGTGGCCCATGACGTCATGCACCTGGCCCTGCGCGGCCCGATGGCCCGCGACCTGCGCGAGATCCTCGCAGGCCTGCGCATCCCGGCGGACATCGAACGCATCGGCGACTACGCGGCCAACGTCGCCAAGCGCTCGATCGCCCTGAACGTCTCGCCGCCGATGCCGCAGATCACCGGCCTGCGCGCGCTCGGCAAGCTGGCGGCCCGCCAGGTGCGCGACGTGCTGCTCGCCTACCAGAACGGCGACGCCGAACAGGCCGTCCAGGTGCGCGAACGCGACGCCGAGCTGGACGCGCACTACACCGCGCTGTTCCGCGAGCTGCTGACCTACATGATGGAAGATCCGCGCAACATCACGCCGTGCACGCACCTGTTGTTCATGGCGAAGAACCTGGAACGCATCGGCGACCACGCGACGAACATCGCCGAGAACGTCTGGTTCCTGGTGCACGGCGAACAGCCGCTGCCGCCGCGGGCCAAGCGCGACGACACCAGCACCACCGGCGCCGTCTGAGTTACGCGCCGCACTGCAGCACGCGACAGGCCCCGCCCCGGCGGGGCTTGTCCGTTCCGGGCCCCGCACAAACAGAGCGCTAACGTCGCGCGGCTACAATCGCGCCACGCTGATGCGGATCCCCCGCACGCCTGGGAGAGAACACGATGTCCAAGACCACCAAACCCGCCGCCGTCGCTGTCGCGCTGGCCGGCGGCATCCTGCTGGCCGGCTCGAGCTTCGCGATGGAACCGCTGGCGCAGGGCTACCTGCTGGCCGCGCCCGAAGCCGCGAAGGCCGGCGAAGGCAAATGCGGCGAGGGCAAGTGCGGCATGGCCAAGGCCGACACCGACAAGGACGGCAAGGTCTCGCAGGCCGAGTTCGCCGCCGCCCATCCGGACAAGGCGGCCGACTTCGCCGGCATCGACACCAACAAGGACGGCTTCATCGACGCGGCCGAGCACAAGGCCCACGCCGGCGCGAAGGGTGCCGAGGGCAAGTGCGGTGAAGGCAAGTGCGGCGAGGGCAAGTGCGGCGGCGACAAGAAGACCGGCGACAAGTAAGCCCATGGCCTCGGGCCCCGGCTGAGCCGGGGCCTGCGGCATCCACCGGATGACCACACCTCTCCCCACCGCATCGGCCGGCCTTGGCCTGCGCCGCGCGCTGCTCGACGACCTGTTGACGCCGCCTGCGGGCGCGTTCGATTTCCTCGAATGCGCGCCCGACAACTGGATCGGCGTGGGTGGTCGCTATGGCGACGCGTTGCGCGCGCTCTCGGCGCGGCATCCGATCACCTGTCACGGCCTGTCGCTGTCGCTGGGCGGCATGGCACCGCTGGACGACACCTTCCTCGCGCGCACGCGCCGGTTCCTCGACCAGCACGACGTCGCGTTGTACAGCGAGCACCTGAGCTACTGCGCGGACGACGGGCACCTGTACGACCTGATGCCGATCCCGTTCACCGAGGAAGCGGTCCACCACGTCGCCGCACGCATCCGCCAGGCGCAGGACGCGCTGGGCCGGCGCATCGCGGTGGAGAACGTCTCCTACTACGCCGCGCCCTACCAGGCGATGGCGGAAGCCGATTTCATCGGCGCGGTCCTCGACGAAGCCGACTGCGACCTGCTGCTCGACGTCAACAACATCTTCGTCAACGCCATCAACCACGGCTACGACGCGCGTGCGTTCCTGGCCCGCATGCCGTCGGCGCGGATCGCCTCGTACCACATCGCCGGCCACTACGACGAAGCCGACGACCTGAAAGTGGATACCCATGGCGCGCCAGTGAAGGACGACGTGTGGTCGCTGCTGTCGCTGGCTTACGCCACCCACGGCGTGCGGCCCACCCTGCTCGAGCGCGACTTCAACTTCCCGCCGTTGGCCGAACTGGCCGCGGAAGTGCAGCGCATCCGCGACCTGCAAGCGCCGCATGCCGGCGCGACCGCGCGCGCCACCCATGGCTGAGCGCCTGCACGACCAGCAGTTCGCGCTATCGCGGCACCTGCGGGACCCGTCGGCGCATCCGCCGCCGCCCGGCATCGAGGAACGGCGGCTGGCGATCTACCGCGACCTGTTCTTCAACAACATCGAGGGCCTGTTGGCCGGCAATTTCCCGGTGATCCGCCAGACCCTGGGCGACGACGCGTGGCGCCGGCTCGTACGCCAGTTCTACGCGAACCATCGCAGCCACACGCCGCTGTTTCCCGAGATCGCGCGCGAGTTCATCCGCTTCCTCGAAGGCCGCGCGCCCGACCCCGATACGCCGTGGCTGCGCGAGCTCGCGCACTACGAATGGGTGGAACTGGCCCTGCAGATCGCCGATGACGCCGTGCCGGCGCACGACCCGGACGGCGACCTGCTCGCAGGCGTTCCCGTGGTGTCGCCGTTCGCCTGGGCATTGGCGTATCAATGGCCCGTGCACCGCATCGGCCCGGACTACCGCCCCGCGTCGCCGCCGGATGCTCCGACCTGCCTGCTGGTGCGGCGTGGCGCCGACCACCAGGTCCGCTTCTCCGCCCTGTCGCCGCTCGTCTACCGGCTGATCGAACTGCTTGGCGAGCGACGTCGTAGCGGTGCGGAAGCGCTCCGCCAGTTGGCCGACGAAGCCGGCGTCGACGACGTCCCTGCCTTCATCGAGCAAGGCGCGGCCATGCTGGCGCGCATGCGGCAGGAAGGCACGCTGTCGGGCACCGATCCCGCCGCGGCACCGTAGGAGCATTGGCTCGCGGTTGGGTTTCCAGCACAGGAAGCCGTGCCGACCTCTGCTACCCTTTCGCGCATGGAAAACGCCGCCGAAACCGCCCGCACCACGCCCATGGCCCGCCGCTTCCGCGGCTATCTGCCCGTGGTGGTCGACGTGGAGACCGGTGGCTTCGACTGGAACCGCCACGCCCTGCTCGAACTGGCCGCCGTGCCCCTCGACCTGGACGAGAACGGACTGCTGGTACCCGGCACCACCTCCAGCGTGCACCTGCATCCGGCGCCGGGTCTGGAGATCGATCCCAAGTCGCTGGAAGTCACCGGCATCGACCTGGACCATCCGTTCCGTTTCGCCAAGCACGAGAAGGATGCGCTGGACCACGTGTTCGCGCCGGTGCGCGCGGCGGTGAAGAAGCACGGCTGCCAGCGTGCGATCCTGGTGGGCCACAACGCGCACTTCGACCTGAACTTCCTCAATGCCGCGGTGGCCCGCGTGGGCCACAAGCGCAACCCGTTCCATCCCTTCAGCGTGTTCGACACGGTGACCCTGGCAGGCGTCGCCTACGGCCAGACCGTGCTGGCCCGCGCCGTGGCTGCCGCGGGCTTCGACTGGAATGCGGAAGACGCCCACTCCGCCGTCTACGACGCGGAGCAGACCGCGCGCCTGTTCTGCACGATCGCCAACGCGTGGCCGCGGCCGGTGTAACGACCTTCCGTCCGCCACGCTGAGCGGCACGCTGCGAGGAGCCGATATGCTGGAACGCATCCTGGGCATCGCCCACCACGCCACCTGGCTCTTCTTCGTCGGCTACTGGATCTGGAGCGCACGCGGCATCAAGGCGCCGGTGCGCACGCAGTCGCCGTGGCTCCGTCTGATCGCGTACTGGTTGCCGTTGGCGCTGGCCGTCGTGCTGCTCGGGCCGGGCGGGTGGTTCGGCGACAGCGTGCTGCAGGAACGCTTCGTACCCAAGCACGTCGCGGTGAAAGCGATCGGGCTGGCGTTGACGGTGGCCGGCATCGCATT contains the following coding sequences:
- the rnt gene encoding ribonuclease T, whose translation is MENAAETARTTPMARRFRGYLPVVVDVETGGFDWNRHALLELAAVPLDLDENGLLVPGTTSSVHLHPAPGLEIDPKSLEVTGIDLDHPFRFAKHEKDALDHVFAPVRAAVKKHGCQRAILVGHNAHFDLNFLNAAVARVGHKRNPFHPFSVFDTVTLAGVAYGQTVLARAVAAAGFDWNAEDAHSAVYDAEQTARLFCTIANAWPRPV
- a CDS encoding DUF692 domain-containing protein: MTTPLPTASAGLGLRRALLDDLLTPPAGAFDFLECAPDNWIGVGGRYGDALRALSARHPITCHGLSLSLGGMAPLDDTFLARTRRFLDQHDVALYSEHLSYCADDGHLYDLMPIPFTEEAVHHVAARIRQAQDALGRRIAVENVSYYAAPYQAMAEADFIGAVLDEADCDLLLDVNNIFVNAINHGYDARAFLARMPSARIASYHIAGHYDEADDLKVDTHGAPVKDDVWSLLSLAYATHGVRPTLLERDFNFPPLAELAAEVQRIRDLQAPHAGATARATHG
- the pstS gene encoding phosphate ABC transporter substrate-binding protein PstS, whose protein sequence is MHVRNARLATLALATTLFVAACGGKTDAPAATAGTEGASAPAEGAQKISAEITGAGASFIYPLMARWSTDYNKATGAKINYQSIGSGGGIAQIKAATVDFGSSDKPLSPEELAQAGLGQFPSVIGGVVPVINVEGLQPGQLKLNGTVLADIFLHKITTWNDPAIAALNPGVTLPTGKINTVHRSDGSGTTFNFVNYLSKVSPEWKDKVGEGTSVNWPGGVGGKGNEGVAAYVRQLKGSIGYVELAYAEQNKMSYASLQNAAGQFVLPTAESFAAAAASADWANAKDFNLVITNAPGEQAWPITATNFILVYKQPKDAAKAKHTLEFFKWAYQQGQAQANELDYVPLPPELVGQIEQYWSTEIKL
- the pstB gene encoding phosphate ABC transporter ATP-binding protein PstB, which translates into the protein MNDAARIAVVTPQRHDEHAAPASVKLAAKGLDFYYGDFHALKNINLEIPEKRVTALIGPSGCGKSTLLRVFNRIYSLYPKLHAKGEVLLDGDNILDTKYPMNRLRSKVGMVFQKPVPFPMTIFENVAYGIRHHERLNKADMDVRVEQALRQAALWDEAKDKLKQSALGLSGGQQQRLCIARAVALRPDVILLDEPTSALDPISTSKIEQLIEELKHQYTIAIVTHNMQQAARVSDYTAFMYLGELVEHDATSTIFSNPGKQQTEDYITGRFG
- the phoU gene encoding phosphate signaling complex protein PhoU, coding for MNTQPNDHIVKSYDEEQRRIVAEIVRMGETAVAQLEAALDVVERRDDKAAQRIIANDEAIDAIEHQVAHDVMHLALRGPMARDLREILAGLRIPADIERIGDYAANVAKRSIALNVSPPMPQITGLRALGKLAARQVRDVLLAYQNGDAEQAVQVRERDAELDAHYTALFRELLTYMMEDPRNITPCTHLLFMAKNLERIGDHATNIAENVWFLVHGEQPLPPRAKRDDTSTTGAV
- the pstC gene encoding phosphate ABC transporter permease subunit PstC, with the protein product MNATALPASLTDVRTAKDARADTLFRLTLTAAGLFVLFSLIAAAVSMLWGGREALQTFGLGFFTSTEWNVGTREFGALVPIFGTLVSAGIAMLIAVPVSFGIAVFLTEVAPAWMRGPVGMAIELLAGIPSIIYGMWGLFVLAPQLSEHVYPWINDNLGQLPLVGVLLSGPPLGIGMMTAGLVLAIMVIPFISSVMREVFLTVPGRLKESAYALGSTKWEVVWDIVLPYTRSAVIGGVFLGLGRALGETMAVTFVIGNAYAISLALLEPGTSIAATIANEFAEATDPLHKGSLLLLGFTLFVLTFIVLAIARLMLRQLAKREGN
- a CDS encoding putative DNA-binding domain-containing protein, whose protein sequence is MAERLHDQQFALSRHLRDPSAHPPPPGIEERRLAIYRDLFFNNIEGLLAGNFPVIRQTLGDDAWRRLVRQFYANHRSHTPLFPEIAREFIRFLEGRAPDPDTPWLRELAHYEWVELALQIADDAVPAHDPDGDLLAGVPVVSPFAWALAYQWPVHRIGPDYRPASPPDAPTCLLVRRGADHQVRFSALSPLVYRLIELLGERRRSGAEALRQLADEAGVDDVPAFIEQGAAMLARMRQEGTLSGTDPAAAP
- the pstA gene encoding phosphate ABC transporter permease PstA → MSASLYTWRKVKNVAALTLSIAAALFGLMWLVWILWTTITKGMGSLNLDLFTQMTPPPNEPGGLANALFGSVVISLLAILLGTPIGIAAGTYLAEYANKHWLGETVRFVNDILLSAPSIVLGLFIYTVMVAQMGHYSAWAGAVALAFIALPVIVRTTDEMLRLVPQQMREAALSLGVPQWKVTTQVLMRSALPGIVTGILLALARISGETAPLLFTAFNNQFWSTDLNQSMANLPMVIFQYAMSPYDSWNSLAWAGAFLVTGMVLILSLIARTILLRNKVTHE
- the pstS gene encoding phosphate ABC transporter substrate-binding protein PstS; this translates as MLNSIKSRVALLALASAFSAQAFAADVTGAGASFVYPVMTKWSADYAKATNNRVNYQSIGSGGGIAQIKAGTVDFGSSDAPLKPEELAKYGLAQFPSVIGGVVPVLNVAGLKPGQLKLDGPTLANIFLGTIKTWNDPAIAALNPGVALPAQRITVVRRSDGSGTTFNFANYLSKVSPEWKSKVGEGTTVQWPTGVGGKGNEGVAAYVKQIKGGIGYVELSYALQNKMAYASLKNASGNFVQPSDESFAAAAASAEWGKSKDFYLVMTNAPGANSWPITATNFILMYKAPKKGNKDARDFFRWVYANGDAQAKSLDYVPLPPALVQQIETYWKANLKY